A window of Gemmatimonadota bacterium contains these coding sequences:
- a CDS encoding transcription initiation protein, with protein sequence MLILHDDMTALSTISPAEMQRVVAKYMAWSDKIARSGHLRGGEKLCEEGGKHLSAKGGTLVVKDGPFAEAKEVVGGYFVIEAKDYTEATTIAGDCPHLALGGRIELREIDPMPEPTP encoded by the coding sequence ATGCTCATCCTGCACGACGACATGACCGCGCTCTCGACCATCTCGCCCGCCGAGATGCAGCGCGTCGTCGCGAAGTACATGGCGTGGAGCGACAAGATCGCCCGCTCAGGCCACCTGCGCGGCGGCGAGAAGCTCTGCGAGGAGGGGGGCAAGCACCTGAGCGCGAAGGGAGGCACGCTCGTCGTGAAGGACGGGCCGTTCGCCGAGGCGAAGGAGGTCGTGGGCGGCTACTTCGTGATCGAAGCGAAGGACTACACCGAGGCCACGACGATCGCCGGCGACTGTCCGCATCTCGCCCTCGGGGGCCGCATCGAGCTGCGCGAGATCGATCCGATGCCCGAACCGACGCCCTGA
- a CDS encoding sigma-70 family RNA polymerase sigma factor, with translation MALLTRLLGPAHLALAEDVVQEAFISAVRHWPTRGVPADPSAWLLQVARRKALDALRRDQRLADLAPRIGAELDAAVDLASASDGDHAPDDPFRDDQLRLILLCCHPAVSPGSRVALALKLIGGFGVGEIARGFLTDERAVAQRLVRAKRALREAQATFEMPEGEALLERLDAVQTVLYLMFNEGHTAHAGDALLRRDLSDEALRLAERLLGDPRTASPAVHALAALFCFHSARFDARLDADGAPVRLDDQDRTRWDAARIARGFAHLEAAADGDRITPYHVEAEIASLHAMAPSSDATDWPRIVAAYDRLLALSPSPVIALNRIVAVQRAAGAAAAWTALRALSRDRALEAYPLTHAVRGTLLAALDRPDEARTAWATARELTASRPMQRHAEQRLAELDALLLARDVDSGDPHPS, from the coding sequence ATCGCGCTCCTCACCCGCCTGCTCGGGCCGGCGCATCTCGCGCTGGCCGAGGACGTGGTGCAGGAGGCGTTCATCAGCGCGGTCCGCCACTGGCCAACGCGCGGCGTGCCGGCCGATCCCTCGGCGTGGCTGTTGCAGGTCGCGCGACGCAAGGCGCTCGATGCGTTGCGCCGCGACCAGAGGCTCGCCGACCTCGCCCCGCGCATCGGCGCCGAGCTCGACGCGGCCGTCGACCTCGCGTCCGCCTCCGATGGTGACCACGCGCCCGACGATCCGTTCCGCGACGATCAGCTCCGGCTGATCCTCCTCTGCTGCCATCCCGCCGTCTCGCCGGGATCGCGCGTGGCGCTCGCCCTCAAGCTCATCGGCGGGTTCGGCGTGGGCGAGATCGCGCGCGGCTTCCTCACCGACGAGCGCGCGGTCGCGCAGCGCCTCGTGCGCGCCAAGCGCGCGCTGCGCGAGGCGCAGGCGACCTTCGAGATGCCCGAAGGCGAGGCCCTCCTCGAGCGGCTCGACGCGGTGCAGACCGTGCTCTATCTCATGTTCAACGAGGGCCACACCGCGCACGCGGGCGACGCGCTCCTGCGGCGCGACCTCAGTGACGAGGCGCTCCGTCTCGCCGAGCGATTGCTGGGTGACCCGCGCACCGCCTCGCCCGCGGTCCACGCATTGGCCGCGCTCTTCTGCTTCCACTCGGCGCGCTTCGACGCGCGGCTCGACGCCGACGGCGCACCGGTGCGCCTCGACGACCAGGACCGCACGCGCTGGGATGCGGCGCGGATCGCGCGCGGCTTCGCGCATCTCGAGGCGGCCGCGGACGGGGACCGCATCACGCCGTATCACGTGGAAGCGGAGATCGCATCGCTCCACGCGATGGCCCCGTCGAGCGACGCGACCGATTGGCCGCGGATCGTCGCCGCCTACGACCGGCTCCTCGCGCTCTCCCCCTCGCCGGTGATCGCGCTCAATCGGATCGTCGCGGTGCAGCGGGCTGCGGGCGCGGCCGCGGCATGGACGGCGCTGCGCGCGCTCTCGCGGGATCGCGCGCTCGAAGCGTATCCGCTCACCCACGCGGTGCGGGGGACACTCCTCGCCGCACTCGACCGCCCGGACGAGGCGCGGACCGCCTGGGCGACGGCCCGGGAACTGACCGCCTCACGCCCCATGCAACGCCATGCGGAACAACGACTTGCCGAACTGGACGCGCTCCTGCTGGCGCGCGATGTCGATTCCGGCGATCCTCATCCGTCATAG
- a CDS encoding AMP-binding protein, with the protein MNAHPWITQYDPGVPATLEPYPERTLLEFLDDAVAQRPGAPALLFKGSTMSWGELATRSDACASALAALGVQAGDRVAVVLPNCPQFFLVELATWKLGAVLVPLNPIYTAEELEGPLKTTGAKVVVTLTTFYERVKQAQRRTAVKHVVLTSIKEYLPPVTRALFTLLLEKKGGHRATARDGDPNLPALLKAHAGRRPTVKRPGPDDDALFLMSGGTTGTPKAVRVHHGGLVRTGMQVRAWLHDVLPEWVGVYCMPLPMFHSYGACGVQSVCIIGRNPIALVPNPRDLDDLVKTVERTRPAVFCGVPTLYNALIGHKRVAAGKVDFRSMKACVSGAAPLHAETHRRFTEITGASVIEGYALTESLLAATLWPLKGHTKVGSVGVPLPDCRVRIVDADDPTKEMPTGEIGEILLTGPQIMRGYFNAPEGTDPMRATDAAGVAWLHTADLGYVDAEGFVYVVDRKKDLIKMNGMQVWPREIEEVLAKHPAVQEVGVRGFADAARGEVAVAFVVLKLGVAVSTEELRAWCKEHLAPFKVPARVAFKAELPKSMIGKVLRRFLTEDEARAT; encoded by the coding sequence ATGAACGCCCATCCCTGGATCACCCAGTACGACCCCGGCGTCCCCGCGACCCTCGAGCCCTACCCGGAGCGCACGCTCCTGGAGTTCCTCGACGACGCGGTGGCCCAGCGCCCCGGCGCTCCCGCGCTCCTCTTCAAGGGGAGCACGATGTCGTGGGGCGAGCTGGCGACGCGAAGCGACGCGTGCGCGAGCGCACTGGCGGCGCTCGGCGTGCAGGCCGGGGACCGGGTGGCGGTGGTGCTCCCGAACTGCCCGCAGTTCTTCCTCGTCGAACTCGCGACGTGGAAGCTCGGCGCCGTGCTCGTGCCCCTCAATCCGATCTACACGGCCGAGGAGCTCGAGGGGCCGCTCAAGACGACGGGCGCGAAGGTCGTGGTCACGCTCACGACCTTCTATGAACGGGTGAAGCAGGCGCAACGGCGGACCGCCGTGAAGCACGTCGTGCTCACAAGCATCAAGGAGTACCTGCCGCCCGTGACGCGCGCGCTCTTCACGCTCCTGCTCGAGAAGAAGGGTGGGCACCGTGCCACCGCGCGGGACGGCGACCCGAACTTGCCGGCGCTCCTCAAGGCGCACGCCGGGCGCCGTCCGACCGTGAAGCGCCCCGGCCCGGACGATGATGCCCTCTTCCTCATGAGCGGCGGGACGACGGGCACGCCGAAGGCGGTGCGCGTGCATCACGGCGGCCTCGTGCGCACCGGCATGCAGGTCCGCGCCTGGCTCCACGATGTCCTCCCCGAATGGGTCGGGGTCTACTGCATGCCCCTGCCGATGTTCCATTCCTACGGCGCCTGCGGCGTACAGTCGGTCTGCATCATCGGGCGGAACCCCATCGCGCTCGTCCCCAACCCGCGCGACCTCGACGATCTGGTGAAGACGGTCGAGCGGACGCGGCCGGCGGTGTTCTGCGGCGTACCCACGCTCTACAACGCGCTCATCGGTCACAAGCGCGTCGCCGCGGGGAAGGTCGACTTCCGGTCGATGAAGGCCTGCGTTTCCGGCGCGGCACCGCTCCATGCCGAGACGCATCGCCGCTTCACCGAGATCACCGGTGCGAGCGTGATCGAAGGGTATGCCCTGACGGAGTCGCTGCTCGCGGCGACGCTCTGGCCGCTCAAGGGACACACGAAGGTCGGCTCGGTCGGCGTCCCGCTCCCCGACTGTCGGGTGCGGATCGTCGATGCCGACGATCCCACGAAGGAGATGCCGACCGGCGAGATCGGCGAGATCCTCCTCACGGGACCGCAGATCATGCGCGGCTACTTCAACGCTCCCGAAGGCACCGACCCGATGCGCGCGACCGATGCCGCGGGGGTCGCCTGGCTCCACACTGCGGACCTCGGCTACGTCGACGCCGAGGGGTTCGTGTACGTGGTGGACCGCAAGAAGGACCTGATCAAGATGAACGGGATGCAGGTCTGGCCGCGCGAGATCGAGGAGGTGCTGGCGAAGCATCCCGCGGTCCAGGAGGTGGGCGTGCGCGGCTTCGCCGATGCGGCGCGCGGCGAGGTCGCGGTCGCGTTCGTCGTGCTCAAGCTCGGCGTGGCCGTGAGCACCGAGGAACTCCGCGCGTGGTGCAAGGAGCATCTCGCGCCGTTCAAGGTCCCGGCGCGTGTCGCGTTCAAGGCCGAGCTCCCGAAGTCGATGATCGGGAAGGTGCTCCGGCGCTTCCTCACCGAGGACGAGGCCCGGGCGACATGA
- a CDS encoding alkaline phosphatase family protein codes for MTRHRPLRAAILGVAGLVTFAACTASGPRAPSPEAEPSSSPARATRQRVVLIGIDGFRADYVDRPQAVNLRRLAARGVRADRLIPAFPSKTFPNHYTIVTGLTPEHHGIVANVMKDPALGTFRTSDTLAVWEPRWWGGEPIWVTAERQGRRAATYFWPGSEAEIGGVRPTWWQRYEHTRPRAARVRQVIEWLAMPADSAPALITLYFSDTDDAGHAEGPFADTTNTAIANADSAVGAIMDGIDRLGLRDVVNIIVVADHGMTASSGERLILIDDYLPRASVDVIDWTPVASLVPVDGDAERVYRALKDKHPHLQVYRKGEVPARLHFNDHPRITPIVAIADEGWTITDRASVTRRGRASYDGGQHGYDPELPSMGAVFLAAGPGIAVDRRVPGFRNVHVYPLMAHLLGLRAAPSDGALDSVRAILR; via the coding sequence ATGACGCGCCACCGGCCGCTTCGCGCGGCGATCCTCGGTGTGGCGGGGCTCGTCACGTTCGCGGCCTGCACGGCCTCTGGTCCGCGCGCGCCCTCGCCCGAGGCCGAGCCTTCGTCGTCCCCGGCGCGCGCGACGCGCCAGCGTGTCGTGCTCATCGGGATCGACGGCTTCCGCGCCGACTACGTCGACCGACCGCAGGCGGTGAACCTCCGGCGCCTCGCGGCGCGCGGGGTGCGCGCGGATCGCCTCATCCCCGCCTTCCCCTCCAAGACCTTCCCCAACCACTACACGATCGTCACCGGCCTCACGCCGGAGCACCACGGCATCGTTGCGAACGTCATGAAGGACCCGGCACTCGGCACCTTCCGCACCAGCGACACGCTTGCGGTCTGGGAGCCGCGCTGGTGGGGCGGAGAGCCGATCTGGGTCACGGCGGAGCGGCAGGGTCGCCGCGCCGCCACCTACTTCTGGCCCGGCTCCGAAGCGGAGATCGGGGGCGTGCGCCCCACCTGGTGGCAACGCTACGAGCACACGCGGCCACGCGCCGCACGAGTGCGGCAGGTGATCGAGTGGCTCGCGATGCCCGCCGACTCCGCTCCCGCGCTCATCACCCTCTACTTCTCCGACACCGACGACGCCGGCCACGCCGAGGGCCCCTTCGCGGACACGACGAACACGGCGATCGCCAACGCCGACTCCGCCGTCGGCGCGATCATGGACGGGATCGACCGCTTGGGCCTGCGCGACGTCGTGAACATCATCGTGGTGGCCGATCACGGCATGACGGCGAGCAGTGGCGAGCGGTTGATCCTCATCGACGACTACCTGCCGCGCGCGTCGGTCGACGTCATCGACTGGACGCCCGTCGCCTCGCTCGTCCCGGTGGACGGCGACGCCGAGCGCGTGTATCGCGCGCTGAAGGACAAGCATCCGCACCTGCAGGTATATCGGAAGGGCGAAGTGCCGGCGCGCCTGCACTTCAATGACCATCCGCGCATCACGCCGATCGTCGCGATCGCCGACGAGGGATGGACCATCACGGACCGGGCGAGCGTCACGCGCCGCGGGCGCGCCTCCTACGACGGAGGGCAGCACGGGTACGACCCCGAGCTGCCCTCGATGGGCGCGGTCTTCCTCGCGGCGGGACCTGGCATCGCGGTCGATCGACGCGTGCCAGGCTTCCGCAACGTGCACGTCTATCCGTTGATGGCGCACCTGCTCGGCCTGCGGGCCGCGCCATCGGATGGGGCGCTCGACTCCGTGCGCGCCATCCTGCGCTGA